AGATCTTCTTCACCAACCCGCACTACGCCGAGTTTCACCCCCTCGTCCCCCTCCCCCTCGGCATCGCGATCTATGCCGAGTCCGTGGAGTTCGCCTCCATCCTCGCGGCAAAGTTCCTGGTCTGCATCTCCTTCATCATCCTGCTCTCGTCCACGACGACGATGCAGGGCATGCTCGAAGGTGCCGGGCGCCTCGGCCTCCCGTCCGAGTTCACCCTCATCCTGGGGATGATGATCCGCTATCTCTTCCTCTTCGGGAGAATGTACGTGCGGGTCAACGCGGCCCTCCAGACCAGATGCTTCGACGCCCTCGACCGTACCCTGCCCCACCGCTACCGCCTGAAGATGCTCGCCTACGAGGTCGGAACGATCTTCATCAGGTCCTTCGAGCAGGGGGAACGGACCTACACGAGCATGCTCTGCCGCGGCTATGGGAAGGACTCCCGC
This window of the Methanofollis ethanolicus genome carries:
- the cbiQ gene encoding cobalt ECF transporter T component CbiQ produces the protein MIEELFAIEQVAQGTSMVHRCDARVKILIVFAFIIATVAFPYTTGVYLPCAVFLAFFAGLWALSRISPKEYFKRLLLVLPFGFFLIVFQIFFTNPHYAEFHPLVPLPLGIAIYAESVEFASILAAKFLVCISFIILLSSTTTMQGMLEGAGRLGLPSEFTLILGMMIRYLFLFGRMYVRVNAALQTRCFDALDRTLPHRYRLKMLAYEVGTIFIRSFEQGERTYTSMLCRGYGKDSRLLITKKPLKVVEWAFLAGTFALIIATSTLTWLV